In Stieleria varia, one genomic interval encodes:
- a CDS encoding serine/threonine protein kinase, protein MGLLDSLKSAFGGSGGSGGRIDVAARFTKERTAATGTMAHFFVARDNKHDGRLVGVKILDIEKMELFENRFKGLNKPSEGEIAMRMKHPKVVQTYEVGISTKGEPVLVMEYIAGPSMQNIVVKKQEHHVAGKRLILIRDMAEALQYVHEQGFIHRDICPRNFICLPDTTGTKLIDFGLTVPATPPFMAPGNRTGTPLYMSPEIVRRRHTDKRVDIFSFGVTAYCLIAFSHPWQGDEVTGKAALQHDTKPPRPLSDVCPNVDPRLAKAIMQAIQPNVDNRTPTIEQFLHSVRTVETEFVA, encoded by the coding sequence ATGGGGCTCCTTGATTCTCTCAAATCAGCGTTCGGCGGATCCGGCGGGTCTGGCGGCCGGATCGACGTGGCGGCGCGGTTTACCAAAGAACGGACCGCCGCAACGGGAACGATGGCCCACTTTTTTGTCGCTCGTGACAACAAGCACGACGGACGACTGGTCGGCGTCAAGATTCTCGATATCGAAAAGATGGAGCTGTTTGAGAATCGCTTCAAAGGTTTGAACAAACCCTCCGAAGGCGAGATCGCGATGCGGATGAAGCACCCCAAGGTGGTGCAGACGTACGAAGTCGGAATTTCCACCAAAGGTGAACCCGTCCTGGTGATGGAGTACATCGCCGGCCCGAGCATGCAGAACATTGTCGTCAAAAAGCAGGAGCATCACGTTGCCGGCAAGCGGTTGATTCTGATTCGGGACATGGCCGAAGCGTTGCAGTACGTTCACGAACAAGGTTTCATCCATCGCGACATCTGCCCACGAAATTTCATCTGTCTGCCCGACACCACCGGAACCAAGTTGATTGATTTCGGTTTGACGGTCCCCGCGACTCCACCCTTCATGGCACCGGGCAACCGGACGGGAACGCCGTTGTACATGTCGCCCGAGATCGTGCGTCGACGCCATACCGACAAGCGGGTCGATATCTTTTCGTTCGGAGTGACCGCGTACTGCTTGATCGCGTTCTCCCATCCTTGGCAAGGAGATGAGGTGACTGGCAAAGCGGCTTTGCAGCACGATACAAAACCGCCGAGACCTTTGTCGGATGTCTGCCCCAACGTCGATCCTCGATTGGCCAAGGCCATCATGCAGGCGATCCAACCCAACGTGGATAACCGCACGCCGACGATCGAGCAGTTTCTGCATTCGGTTCGAACAGTGGAAACAGAGTTTGTTGCCTGA
- the accD gene encoding acetyl-CoA carboxylase, carboxyltransferase subunit beta — MATVDSTNHSHPDADSAAGFPAENGDSPQSNSQTESKAVPPKKRGVPEGLWLKCPGCNASIYKKEVQQRLNVCPKCEYHFYVSAVERIAQVLDEGTFEAMNEHLRPTDPLEFSDRRRYADRLKGEQERTGLTDAALTGTGMIRARRVAFAVTDSAFIMGSMGSVVGERLTRLIEHATEQNLPLIIISASGGGARMHEGILSLMQMAKVSAALARYDRAGGLFISVLTNPTMGGVAASFASLGDLVFAEPKALIGFAGPRTIKATIGIELPDGFQTSEFLLEHGYIDRIVPRKNLKTEIASAIDYCGK, encoded by the coding sequence ATGGCCACCGTCGATTCGACCAACCACTCCCATCCCGACGCCGATTCGGCGGCCGGCTTCCCCGCCGAAAATGGGGACAGCCCGCAATCCAATTCCCAAACGGAGAGTAAAGCTGTGCCCCCAAAGAAGCGAGGCGTACCTGAGGGGCTGTGGCTGAAGTGTCCCGGCTGCAACGCATCGATCTACAAAAAAGAGGTCCAGCAGCGGCTGAACGTTTGCCCCAAGTGTGAATACCACTTCTATGTTTCTGCGGTGGAGCGGATCGCCCAGGTGTTGGACGAAGGCACCTTTGAGGCCATGAACGAGCACTTGAGGCCGACCGATCCGCTGGAATTCTCCGATCGCCGTCGCTATGCCGACCGGCTCAAGGGCGAGCAGGAGCGGACCGGACTGACGGACGCCGCGTTGACCGGGACCGGAATGATCCGAGCACGCCGGGTCGCGTTTGCCGTGACCGATAGTGCATTCATCATGGGCAGCATGGGGTCGGTGGTCGGGGAGCGTTTGACGCGGTTGATCGAGCATGCGACGGAACAGAATTTGCCGCTGATCATCATCAGCGCCAGCGGGGGCGGTGCGCGGATGCACGAAGGAATCCTGTCGTTGATGCAAATGGCCAAGGTGTCCGCTGCATTGGCGAGGTATGATCGGGCAGGCGGTCTTTTCATCAGTGTCTTGACCAACCCCACGATGGGTGGCGTAGCAGCAAGTTTTGCGTCGTTGGGAGACTTGGTTTTTGCCGAGCCCAAGGCCTTGATCGGATTTGCCGGTCCGCGAACGATTAAAGCAACGATCGGAATCGAATTGCCCGACGGTTTTCAGACCAGTGAGTTTTTGCTGGAACACGGATACATCGATCGGATCGTGCCACGCAAGAACTTGAAAACCGAGATCGCCAGCGCGATCGACTACTGCGGAAAGTAA
- a CDS encoding pyruvate carboxylase, with protein sequence MTIRPIRKLLVANRSEIATRVFRSATELGIRTVAIYSYEDRYALHRFKADEAYQIGEPGEPIRSYLNIDAIVALCQKYDVDAVHPGYGFLSENPEFARALEEAGILFVGPSVRSLEQLGDKTSARELAEKAGVPVLGGKNQALTGPDEALEIAESLGFPIILKAAKGGGGRGMRVVQNAEELPAALEAAQREAKTAFGSDEVFVERFVQRARHIEVQILGDGKDIVHLYERDCSVQRRHQKVVEIAPAPNLDPTIREELCQAALKIGRAVGSGDSGGSCYENAGTVEFLYDVDAQEFFFIEVNPRIQVEHTVTEEVTGIDIVSSQIRIAQGYPLVSDETCIPPQSQIRTSGFAMQCRVTTEDPANQFRPDYGRISHYRSAAGMGIRLDAGTAFSGAVVNPFYDSMLVKVTARAPSLAAAASRMDRCLQEFRIRGVKTNIPFLIQLINHPTFLAGEATTRLIDQTPELFELPKRRDRATKILTFLGETIVNGNPLVADRPVALRREPAPVPELSPKAHPTKGTRDIFKSEGVDGLVRWIGKQKGLLFTDTTMRDAHQSLLATRVRTYDMLRIAPAYAHLTPQLFSLEMWGGATFDTSMRFLKESPWQRLADLRESVPNILTQMLLRASNAVGYTNYPDNVVRLFVREAVQAGMDVFRVFDALNWQENMRVAMEAVIEEGGICEASICYTGDLQNPRRRKYDLAYYIDLAKQLERMGAHLLAIKDMAGLLKPGAAITLMRALRNEVGLPIHLHTHDTAGIQAATILAAADEGLQIADAALAPLSGGTSQVNLNTLVESLRDTPRESDLNTQALTQLATYWQAAREFYLPFESYVLPATGDLYEHEMPGGQYTNLFQQARALGLSDRWAEVCQRYAEVNELFGDIVKVTPTSKAVGDMALFLVANEMAAQDVLTSSKALAYPGSVIDLLAGRMGQPPGGFPDNVLKVVLGDQAPDTGRPGASMPDADIADARSIAAKALGESESDRAAVTQILYPKVFEDFAKHRGLYGDVARLPTPNFFYGQQPGEEIAVDIEEGKRLIIKFLAVGQPHPDGTRTVFFELNGQPREITVVDKSLEPDTKAAIKADPSNPNQVAASMPGMVITVAVGEGDKVKEGQKLMVLEAMKMETTINAPATGTVKTIQTPPGTQVEAGDLLAIIE encoded by the coding sequence ATGACGATTCGTCCCATTCGCAAGCTTTTGGTCGCAAACCGCAGTGAAATCGCCACCCGAGTCTTTCGCAGTGCCACCGAACTGGGGATCCGAACGGTCGCCATCTACTCCTACGAAGACCGTTACGCTCTGCACCGCTTCAAAGCCGATGAGGCCTACCAGATTGGGGAGCCCGGGGAGCCCATTCGCTCCTACCTGAACATCGACGCAATCGTCGCTCTTTGCCAAAAATACGACGTGGACGCGGTTCACCCCGGATATGGATTCCTTTCCGAAAACCCCGAATTTGCCCGTGCGCTCGAGGAAGCCGGCATTCTCTTCGTCGGTCCCAGCGTTCGCTCCCTGGAGCAACTTGGCGACAAGACTTCGGCACGCGAATTGGCCGAGAAAGCGGGCGTTCCAGTGCTGGGCGGCAAGAACCAAGCCCTCACCGGCCCCGATGAAGCCCTGGAGATCGCGGAATCACTCGGTTTCCCGATCATCCTGAAAGCAGCCAAGGGCGGCGGCGGTCGTGGCATGCGTGTGGTGCAAAACGCGGAGGAGTTGCCCGCTGCCTTGGAAGCCGCCCAACGCGAAGCCAAAACGGCTTTCGGCAGCGACGAAGTCTTCGTGGAACGCTTCGTCCAACGTGCTCGTCACATCGAAGTCCAGATCTTGGGCGACGGAAAAGACATCGTGCACCTCTACGAACGAGACTGCAGCGTCCAACGTCGGCACCAAAAGGTAGTTGAGATCGCACCTGCGCCGAATCTGGACCCAACGATCCGCGAAGAACTCTGCCAAGCCGCACTGAAAATCGGACGCGCCGTCGGTTCGGGTGACTCGGGTGGCTCCTGCTACGAAAACGCCGGCACGGTCGAGTTTCTCTACGACGTCGATGCACAAGAATTCTTTTTCATCGAAGTCAACCCGCGCATCCAGGTCGAACACACTGTCACGGAAGAAGTCACCGGCATCGACATCGTCAGCAGCCAAATCCGGATCGCACAAGGATACCCGCTCGTCAGTGACGAAACCTGCATTCCTCCCCAGTCGCAAATCCGCACCAGCGGCTTTGCGATGCAGTGCCGCGTCACCACGGAAGATCCCGCGAACCAGTTTCGCCCGGACTACGGACGCATCAGCCACTATCGCAGCGCTGCAGGCATGGGCATTCGTTTGGACGCCGGCACCGCGTTCAGCGGCGCCGTGGTCAATCCGTTCTACGACTCGATGCTGGTCAAAGTCACCGCGCGGGCACCTTCACTCGCCGCGGCCGCATCGCGCATGGATCGATGCCTCCAAGAGTTTCGCATCCGCGGTGTCAAAACCAATATTCCGTTCTTGATCCAGTTGATCAACCATCCGACGTTCCTCGCCGGCGAAGCGACCACGAGGTTGATCGATCAGACACCAGAACTGTTCGAGCTGCCCAAACGCCGCGATCGCGCGACCAAAATCCTGACCTTCCTCGGCGAAACCATCGTCAATGGCAACCCGCTGGTCGCCGATCGTCCCGTCGCCCTCCGCCGCGAGCCCGCGCCCGTCCCTGAGCTTTCCCCCAAAGCCCATCCGACCAAAGGCACCCGGGATATCTTCAAGAGCGAAGGGGTCGACGGTCTGGTGCGGTGGATCGGGAAACAAAAAGGCCTGCTGTTCACCGACACCACGATGCGTGACGCGCACCAATCGCTGCTGGCAACGCGCGTGCGGACTTACGACATGCTCCGCATCGCTCCGGCATACGCCCACCTGACACCACAACTTTTCTCGCTCGAAATGTGGGGCGGAGCAACGTTCGATACCTCGATGCGTTTCCTCAAGGAGTCTCCTTGGCAACGACTCGCCGACTTACGTGAATCTGTCCCCAACATCTTGACGCAAATGTTGCTGCGAGCCAGCAACGCCGTCGGATACACCAACTACCCCGACAACGTGGTGCGTCTGTTTGTTCGCGAAGCCGTTCAGGCGGGGATGGATGTCTTTCGTGTTTTCGATGCCCTCAACTGGCAAGAAAACATGCGGGTTGCCATGGAAGCCGTGATCGAGGAAGGCGGCATCTGCGAAGCATCGATCTGCTACACCGGTGACCTGCAAAACCCGCGACGCAGAAAATACGACCTTGCCTACTACATCGATCTTGCCAAACAACTCGAGCGCATGGGCGCCCACTTGCTGGCGATCAAAGACATGGCGGGGCTGCTCAAACCGGGCGCCGCCATCACCCTGATGCGTGCGCTGCGCAACGAAGTCGGCTTGCCGATTCACTTGCACACTCACGACACAGCAGGCATCCAAGCGGCAACGATTCTGGCGGCTGCCGACGAAGGACTCCAGATCGCCGACGCCGCCTTGGCTCCGCTCTCCGGCGGTACCAGCCAAGTCAACTTGAACACGCTGGTCGAGTCGTTGCGTGACACGCCACGCGAATCGGATCTCAACACACAAGCCCTGACTCAACTGGCGACCTATTGGCAAGCCGCACGTGAGTTCTACTTGCCATTCGAAAGCTACGTGCTGCCCGCCACGGGTGACCTCTACGAACACGAGATGCCCGGCGGCCAGTACACCAATCTATTCCAGCAAGCACGAGCGTTGGGGCTGTCCGACCGTTGGGCGGAAGTCTGCCAGCGCTACGCAGAGGTCAATGAGCTGTTCGGCGACATCGTCAAAGTCACGCCCACGAGCAAAGCCGTCGGCGATATGGCGTTGTTCTTGGTCGCCAACGAAATGGCCGCCCAAGACGTGCTGACCAGCAGCAAAGCCCTCGCCTATCCTGGCAGCGTGATCGATTTGCTCGCCGGACGAATGGGGCAACCACCAGGCGGATTCCCAGACAACGTGCTGAAAGTCGTCTTGGGTGATCAAGCACCCGATACTGGACGCCCGGGAGCATCGATGCCCGACGCGGACATCGCCGATGCCCGCTCGATCGCGGCCAAAGCACTGGGGGAATCCGAAAGCGATCGCGCCGCGGTGACCCAGATTCTGTACCCCAAAGTCTTCGAGGACTTTGCCAAGCACCGTGGCCTCTACGGTGACGTCGCACGCCTGCCCACACCGAACTTCTTTTACGGCCAACAGCCCGGCGAAGAAATCGCGGTGGATATCGAAGAAGGCAAGCGGCTGATCATCAAGTTCCTCGCCGTCGGACAACCGCACCCCGATGGCACGCGAACGGTGTTCTTTGAACTCAACGGACAACCACGCGAAATCACCGTCGTGGACAAGTCGCTCGAACCCGACACCAAAGCCGCGATCAAAGCCGACCCGAGCAACCCCAACCAAGTCGCCGCCAGCATGCCCGGCATGGTGATCACGGTCGCGGTGGGCGAAGGTGACAAGGTCAAGGAGGGTCAAAAGCTGATGGTGCTGGAAGCCATGAAGATGGAGACGACCATCAACGCGCCGGCGACCGGAACGGTAAAAACCATCCAAACGCCTCCCGGCACGCAAGTCGAAGCCGGCGACCTGCTGGCGATCATCGAGTGA